Proteins from one Physeter macrocephalus isolate SW-GA chromosome 16, ASM283717v5, whole genome shotgun sequence genomic window:
- the UBTFL1 gene encoding upstream-binding factor 1-like protein 1 — translation MVLPKGQDDWSKEDIVKLLECMENNIPSNDRHTFKTTQSLMNWEKVAFKDFSGEMCKLKWLELSYNLRKFRTLKELVLEAKENVNNPYKCRKHKKHPDFPKKPLTAYLRFFKEMRPQYSQKHPKMSNQELTKVLSEEYKKLPEQLKLKYSQDFQKEKQEFEEKIALFREQHPDLVQNSTKSDVPKGSQIKAPKKFQGNVQKVRSPPENNLSMKRKFHGEPKKPPMNGYHKFHQDLWSSRELQVVPLRERMVEISRRWQRVPQNQKEHYKKQAEELQKQYKVDLDLWLKSLSPEEYAAYREATYTKRKNMSMTRGPNPKVRRMDLQFPSSGDLQGGPELEQGLQAPEIESPNTIGEHSPASGRSEENRKDEEEEEGSNSSDHSSGAEDENCESEDSGSSSSTSGDSSDSDSN, via the coding sequence ATGGTGTTGCCTAAAGGTCAAGATGACTGGTCCAAAGAAGACATTGTGAAGTTATTGGAATGTATGGAGAATAACATTCCATCCAATGACAGGCACACGTTCAAAACAACCCAGTCACTGATGAACTGGGAAAAAGtagcttttaaagatttttctgggGAAATGTGCAAACTCAAATGGTTAGAGCTTTCTTATAACTTGAGAAAATTTCGCACTTTGAAAGAATTAGTCCTGGAAGCAAAGGAAAATGTTAACAATCCTTACAAATGCAGAAAACACAAGAAGCATCCTGATTTCCCCAAGAAGCCCTTGACAGCTTACCTCCGCTTTTTCAAAGAGATGAGACCCCAGTACAGCCAAAAACATCCTAAGATGAGCAACCAGGAGCTGACCAAGGTTCTGTCTGAGGAATACAAGAAGCTTCCAGAGCAGCTGAAGCTGAAATATAGTCAAGATTTCCAGAAGGAGAAACAGGAGTTTGAGGAGAAAATCGCACTATTCAGAGAACAGCACCCTGATCTAGTCCAGAATTCCACGAAATCTGATGTCCCCAAAGGAAGCCAAATCAAAGCACCAAAGAAGTTTCAGGGAAATGTGCAAAAAGTGAGGTCTCCCCCAGAAAACAATTTATCCATGAAGAGAAAATTCCATGGAGAGCCCAAGAAGCCACCTATGAATGGCTATCACAAGTTCCACCAGGATTTGTGGTCAAGTAGGGAGCTTCAAGTGGTGCCCCTGAGGGAGCGCATGGTGGAGATTAGTAGACGCTGGCAGCGTGTCCCACAGAACCAGAAGGAACATTATAAGAAGCAGGCTGAGGAGCTGCAGAAACAGTACAAGGTTGACCTTGATCTCTGGCTCAAGAGTTTGTCTCCTGAAGAATATGCTGCTTACAGAGAGGCAACCTATACTAAGCGTAAGAACATGAGCATGACAAGGGGCCCAAACCCCAAGGTTAGAAGGATGGATCTGCAGTTCCCATCATCAGGGGATCTTCAAGGAGGGCCTGAACTGGAGCAGGGGCTTCAGGCTCCAGAGATAGAATCACCAAACACTATTGGAGAACATTCTCCTGCCTCAGGAAGatcagaagaaaacaggaaagatgaggaagaggaggaaggcagcAACTCCTCAGACCACAGCAGTGGGGCTGAAGATGAAAATTGTGAGTCTGAGGACAGTGGCTCCAGCTCATCTACCTCAGGGGACTCCTCCGACTCAGATTCCAACTGA